A portion of the Leptospira kanakyensis genome contains these proteins:
- a CDS encoding MaoC family dehydratase, producing MAEKPLSPFGELAPSTPASLSDVKKNIYGRYLEEFNVGDIYVHPRQFTVDRSFAQEFATVFMDANPLYLSAEYAKAHGFADLLVHPLMVFNLALSIGVQNNSEKALANLGYYNAQFLLPVYPGDTLSSRTKILAVDDKGPEKPGIVSVRTLCLNQKNEVVLQYERKIMIYQSNGKPKGNPKPGDASAFFPESKTPALKLPNLKFPTEMKDVTWGHTYFENFKPGQIYVHQNGRTITDEHYQWTFRVGNTHPLHYDKLYSAGISGPMGGEPVVYGGLVFGWLAGMASRDISENAIWELGFTEGYHTQPAFSGDTVTCISRILTTEDKGTEYGIPAGEVQIQFIGLKNIKANDALDKFGADLFLKENDKKKLGKEKIPEKIFEIERRLIIKKQP from the coding sequence ATGGCCGAAAAACCTCTGTCCCCCTTTGGTGAGTTAGCTCCCAGCACCCCTGCTTCTCTCTCTGATGTCAAAAAGAACATTTATGGACGATACCTCGAAGAATTCAATGTAGGTGATATCTATGTTCACCCTCGTCAATTCACAGTGGACAGAAGTTTTGCCCAAGAATTTGCCACAGTGTTTATGGATGCGAATCCACTTTATCTTTCTGCAGAATATGCAAAAGCTCATGGATTTGCGGATCTACTCGTTCATCCACTGATGGTCTTCAACTTAGCACTTTCCATCGGGGTTCAAAATAACAGTGAGAAGGCGCTTGCCAACCTCGGTTATTACAACGCACAATTTTTATTACCCGTTTATCCGGGAGACACTCTTTCTTCTCGAACTAAAATTTTAGCAGTTGATGACAAAGGCCCTGAGAAACCAGGAATCGTAAGTGTGAGAACACTTTGCCTCAACCAAAAAAACGAAGTGGTTTTACAATACGAACGTAAAATCATGATCTACCAATCCAATGGAAAACCAAAAGGCAATCCAAAACCGGGTGATGCTTCTGCATTCTTTCCAGAGTCAAAAACGCCTGCCCTCAAACTTCCTAACCTCAAATTCCCAACTGAGATGAAAGATGTAACTTGGGGACATACTTACTTTGAAAACTTCAAACCAGGTCAAATCTATGTTCACCAAAATGGAAGAACCATTACTGATGAACATTACCAATGGACTTTCCGTGTAGGAAACACTCATCCACTTCATTATGATAAATTGTATTCTGCTGGAATCTCTGGCCCTATGGGTGGAGAACCAGTCGTATACGGTGGGCTCGTATTTGGTTGGTTAGCTGGAATGGCATCACGTGATATTTCCGAAAATGCAATTTGGGAACTTGGATTTACTGAAGGATACCATACCCAACCTGCTTTTTCTGGTGATACCGTAACTTGTATTTCCCGAATTTTGACTACGGAAGACAAAGGAACAGAATACGGAATCCCTGCAGGAGAAGTTCAAATTCAGTTCATTGGACTAAAAAACATCAAAGCAAACGATGCTTTGGATAAGTTCGGTGCTGATCTTTTCCTCAAAGAAAACGATAAAAAGAAATTAGGAAAAGAAAAGATCCCAGAGAAAATCTTCGAAATCGAAAGAAGATTGATCATCAAAAAACAACCATAA